The following are encoded together in the Dickeya lacustris genome:
- a CDS encoding amidohydrolase family protein — translation MKLICVEEHVLDPGIGLATQELALTAAPYLKDWGYRVIDGQHVADRSRPHVIAPSESAQKGLNVDASRIADMDEAGIDMQILSYGGFPQLLPAAQAIPLNRAANDKLALAVQAHPTRFAAFATLPWQEPQAAARELERAVKQLGFKGVLINGLPGHTFLDDERYAPVLATLNELNVPLYVHPGLPDLAVQQRYYEGFEREVTARLSMFAWGWHNEAGIQVVRMLLAGVFDRYPNLQVISGHWGKWCLSSCNAWKTLSRRRHRVCIARLCRPTASMCTSRPAAC, via the coding sequence ATGAAACTGATCTGCGTTGAAGAGCATGTGCTTGATCCCGGCATTGGCCTGGCCACTCAGGAACTTGCACTCACGGCTGCCCCATACCTGAAGGATTGGGGATATCGGGTGATTGATGGACAACATGTTGCGGATCGCAGCCGACCCCATGTTATCGCCCCCTCTGAGTCGGCTCAAAAGGGGCTCAACGTGGACGCATCGCGCATTGCCGATATGGATGAGGCAGGCATTGATATGCAGATACTGTCTTACGGTGGGTTCCCTCAACTGCTACCAGCGGCCCAAGCTATCCCTCTGAATCGTGCCGCCAACGATAAGCTGGCGCTCGCTGTGCAGGCCCACCCCACACGGTTTGCCGCATTTGCGACGTTGCCCTGGCAAGAGCCGCAGGCCGCAGCACGAGAGTTAGAGCGGGCCGTAAAACAGTTGGGCTTTAAGGGCGTGCTCATCAACGGTCTCCCCGGGCATACATTCCTGGATGATGAGCGTTACGCTCCCGTGCTCGCCACGCTCAATGAATTGAATGTTCCTTTGTATGTTCATCCTGGCTTGCCTGATTTGGCTGTTCAGCAGCGCTATTACGAGGGTTTTGAACGGGAAGTGACCGCGCGTTTATCGATGTTTGCGTGGGGGTGGCACAATGAAGCGGGTATACAGGTTGTGCGCATGCTGCTTGCTGGCGTATTTGACCGTTATCCCAATCTGCAGGTGATTAGCGGCCACTGGGGGAAATGGTGCCTTTCTTCTTGCAACGCTTGGAAGACGCTATCCCGCAGGAGGCATCGGGTCTGCATCGCCCGATTGTGCAGACCTACCGCGAGCATGTGTACGTCTCGCCCAGCGGCATGCTGA
- the dapF gene encoding diaminopimelate epimerase yields the protein MIFHRYHGLGNDYLVCHQSVFEKLTPAHIQRICHRHYGIGSDGLLIDMQTDGIPALKIINPDGCEAEKSGNGLRIYARYLFDCGRVMHTRFPIQTAGGMVFCLVEKGAHQITVDMGRANFSPAALPALVEGDEALSLPLTLGEHRFHATLVSMGNPHCVIRVKHLDLELVQHVGRQIETLAIFPRRTNVQFVEVLNRQAITIGIWERGAGYTLASGSSSCAAASAMYKLGYIEPRVTVHMPGGQLAIAIDSQFQVQMRGPVQKVADITLDNDCFFDLMPPTRDSA from the coding sequence CTGATATTTCATCGCTATCATGGGTTAGGTAATGATTATCTGGTCTGTCATCAATCCGTCTTTGAAAAACTAACGCCCGCTCATATTCAGCGAATATGTCACCGTCATTATGGTATTGGTTCTGATGGTTTGCTTATCGATATGCAAACTGATGGCATACCTGCACTTAAAATTATTAACCCTGACGGTTGCGAAGCGGAAAAGAGTGGTAATGGGTTGAGGATTTACGCGCGTTACCTGTTTGATTGTGGCCGGGTAATGCATACCCGATTTCCGATACAGACGGCAGGAGGAATGGTGTTTTGTCTGGTCGAGAAAGGCGCTCATCAGATAACGGTAGACATGGGGCGAGCCAATTTTTCACCTGCTGCACTGCCAGCCCTCGTCGAGGGTGATGAAGCATTGTCCCTGCCATTAACGCTTGGAGAACACCGCTTCCACGCCACCCTGGTATCTATGGGCAACCCTCACTGTGTTATCCGCGTAAAACACCTCGACCTCGAGCTGGTACAGCACGTTGGCAGACAAATCGAAACACTGGCGATATTCCCTCGCCGCACCAATGTTCAATTTGTTGAGGTACTCAACCGCCAGGCGATTACTATCGGTATTTGGGAGCGCGGCGCAGGATACACTCTCGCATCAGGCAGTAGCAGTTGTGCCGCTGCCAGCGCCATGTACAAATTGGGCTACATTGAACCTCGCGTAACGGTACATATGCCGGGAGGACAGCTTGCCATCGCAATAGATAGCCAATTTCAAGTTCAGATGCGTGGGCCGGTACAGAAGGTAGCGGATATTACACTGGATAACGACTGCTTTTTTGACCTCATGCCCCCCACCCGCGACTCGGCCTGA
- a CDS encoding VENN motif pre-toxin domain-containing protein, producing MPKRLHPTLTGINRAVPAVVAGEHNWWRGRKPAAASGGSMAFYREQQTGLFAGQGGYDIHVGNHTQLDGAVIGSTASAENNRLETGTLGFGNIDNRAEFSVSHSGGGISLSTAPGLMDALKTAAMTTPSALMSLGRGGNAASTTYAAVSEGALIIRNQAGQQQDVVGLSRDAAHAANGLSPLFDKEQQRLQLAQSVGALGGQVMEVVRTEGEIRATWAAEASGKVDRLPDTASEAAWDKYRKDLAETPAYKAVMASYGTGSDVQRGLQAATAALPADEKNATASDIAANAMGHALVGAVVAQVSGKDAAAGAVGAAGGELAARLLIMQALYPGRDSNTLTETEKQSVSALASVAAGLAAGIVSGNVDAAASGAQAGRNAVENNFMAPPPAAPVAVGGEAAAVAGAVGQGVRQGSGKGDDEEMGGSCEGTREQCAVRDGTRGPGHTELPIADKDPTGGKLENPAPTENTATTLTTPDQSDKNGASHTGNTDGAPSTAGNTTTTPIPDGPSQDDLAYLASKGKSGSGSSQSGNTIEQTLKPEKNWESARNKALDVVGNLGADSKPVIGRLEISAGNGKVIGRQSNDGKVGWRVDYDPEKGTHINTWDYSQGKGPGKAIKQVIPFEGNEKSFETILKQLNR from the coding sequence ATGCCGAAACGCCTGCACCCAACGTTGACGGGAATAAACCGTGCAGTGCCCGCTGTGGTCGCCGGGGAACATAACTGGTGGCGAGGCCGTAAGCCAGCGGCAGCGTCGGGCGGTAGCATGGCATTTTACCGCGAGCAGCAGACCGGGCTGTTTGCCGGTCAGGGGGGTTACGACATTCATGTCGGCAACCACACCCAGCTGGATGGCGCGGTGATAGGCTCGACGGCCAGCGCGGAGAACAACCGGCTGGAGACGGGCACGCTGGGCTTTGGCAATATTGACAACCGGGCCGAGTTTTCGGTGTCGCACAGCGGCGGCGGGATAAGCCTGAGCACGGCGCCGGGGCTGATGGATGCGCTGAAAACGGCGGCGATGACCACGCCGTCGGCGCTGATGTCACTGGGGCGGGGCGGCAATGCTGCCAGCACCACGTACGCGGCGGTGAGCGAGGGGGCGCTGATTATCCGTAATCAGGCCGGGCAGCAGCAGGACGTGGTGGGCCTGAGCCGGGATGCGGCGCACGCGGCGAACGGACTGAGTCCGCTGTTTGACAAGGAGCAGCAGCGCTTGCAGCTGGCGCAGTCGGTGGGGGCGCTGGGCGGGCAGGTGATGGAGGTGGTGCGCACCGAAGGGGAAATTCGTGCGACGTGGGCGGCAGAAGCCAGTGGCAAGGTGGATCGCCTGCCGGATACCGCCTCCGAGGCCGCGTGGGATAAATACCGGAAAGACCTGGCGGAGACGCCGGCGTACAAGGCGGTGATGGCGTCGTACGGCACGGGCAGCGACGTGCAGCGCGGGCTGCAGGCGGCGACGGCGGCGTTGCCGGCGGACGAGAAGAACGCCACCGCGTCGGATATTGCAGCGAATGCGATGGGCCATGCGCTGGTGGGGGCGGTGGTGGCGCAGGTGTCGGGCAAGGATGCAGCGGCAGGGGCCGTGGGCGCGGCGGGCGGCGAACTGGCGGCGCGGCTGCTTATCATGCAGGCGCTGTACCCGGGTCGTGACAGCAACACGCTGACGGAAACGGAAAAACAGTCGGTCAGCGCGCTGGCTTCGGTGGCGGCGGGGCTGGCAGCGGGGATCGTCTCCGGGAATGTGGACGCAGCCGCCAGCGGCGCGCAGGCCGGTCGCAATGCGGTGGAGAATAACTTCATGGCACCGCCACCGGCGGCTCCTGTGGCTGTCGGCGGTGAAGCGGCGGCGGTCGCCGGTGCGGTCGGTCAGGGTGTTCGTCAGGGAAGCGGCAAAGGTGACGACGAGGAGATGGGGGGAAGCTGTGAAGGCACCCGCGAACAGTGCGCGGTGCGTGACGGTACCCGTGGGCCGGGACATACGGAGTTACCGATAGCAGATAAAGATCCGACCGGTGGCAAGCTGGAAAACCCGGCCCCGACAGAGAACACGGCCACTACGCTGACGACGCCGGATCAGTCGGATAAGAACGGAGCCAGCCATACCGGAAATACCGATGGCGCACCGTCTACTGCCGGAAACACTACCACGACGCCGATCCCTGATGGGCCAAGTCAGGATGACTTGGCGTATTTGGCATCAAAAGGAAAATCAGGGAGTGGTAGCTCTCAGTCTGGGAATACGATTGAACAAACTCTTAAACCAGAGAAAAACTGGGAAAGTGCTCGAAATAAGGCATTGGATGTCGTAGGCAATTTAGGAGCCGACTCTAAACCTGTTATTGGACGATTGGAGATAAGTGCTGGTAATGGAAAGGTTATTGGTCGGCAATCTAATGATGGCAAGGTAGGCTGGCGTGTCGATTATGATCCTGAAAAAGGTACTCATATCAATACATGGGATTACTCTCAAGGTAAAGGCCCAGGAAAGGCAATAAAGCAGGTCATACCATTTGAGGGTAATGAAAAATCTTTTGAAACGATATTAAAACAACTAAACAGGTAA
- a CDS encoding IS3 family transposase (programmed frameshift), with protein MKKRFSDEQIISILREAEVGVSARELCRKHAISDATFYTWRKKYGGMEVPEVKRLKSLEEENARLKKLLAEAMLDKEALQVALGRKYTDDDQKREVVVLMCDATGLSQRRACRLTGLSLSTCRYDAQRPAADANLSGRITELALERRRFGYRRIWQLLRREGLLVNHKRVYRLYHLNGLVVKRRRRRKGLATERLPLLRPAAPNMTWSMDFVMDALATGRRIKCLTCVDDFTKECLTVTVAFGISGVQVTRILDSIALFRGYPATIRTDQGPEFTCRALEQWAFEHGVELRLIQPGKPTQNGFIESFNGRFRDECLNEHGFSDVSHARKTISEWRQDYNECRPHSTLNYQTPSEFAASWRKGNSESEGADITN; from the exons ATGAAGAAGCGTTTTTCCGATGAACAGATCATCAGTATCCTCCGCGAGGCTGAAGTCGGCGTTTCAGCCCGGGAGCTCTGCCGTAAGCACGCCATTTCCGACGCCACGTTTTATACCTGGCGTAAGAAGTATGGCGGCATGGAGGTGCCTGAGGTTAAGCGCCTGAAGTCACTTGAGGAAGAGAACGCCAGACTCAAGAAGCTGCTCGCCGAGGCCATGCTGGATAAGGAGGCGCTTCAGGTGGCTCTTGGGCGAAAGTA TACTGACGACGACCAGAAGCGCGAAGTCGTGGTGTTGATGTGTGATGCGACCGGTCTGTCGCAACGTCGTGCCTGCAGACTCACAGGTTTGTCCCTGTCGACCTGCCGCTATGACGCTCAGCGTCCGGCGGCTGATGCCAATTTATCAGGGCGCATTACTGAACTGGCACTGGAGCGCAGGCGTTTTGGCTACCGCCGCATATGGCAGTTACTGCGCCGTGAAGGGCTTCTGGTTAATCACAAGCGCGTGTACCGCCTTTATCATCTGAACGGGCTGGTCGTTAAACGCAGACGTCGTCGTAAAGGGCTTGCAACAGAACGTCTGCCGCTGCTCCGCCCGGCGGCGCCCAACATGACCTGGTCGATGGATTTCGTCATGGATGCGCTGGCTACCGGTCGCAGGATCAAGTGCCTTACCTGCGTCGATGACTTCACAAAGGAATGCCTGACGGTCACTGTTGCCTTCGGGATTTCAGGCGTGCAGGTCACGCGTATTCTGGACAGCATTGCGCTGTTTCGCGGCTATCCGGCTACGATAAGAACCGATCAGGGCCCGGAGTTTACCTGCCGCGCGCTCGAACAGTGGGCCTTTGAGCATGGAGTGGAGTTGCGACTTATCCAGCCCGGCAAGCCGACACAGAACGGATTTATTGAGAGTTTTAACGGACGCTTTCGCGATGAATGCCTGAATGAACACGGGTTCAGCGACGTCAGTCATGCCAGGAAAACCATCAGCGAATGGCGTCAGGATTATAACGAATGTCGCCCGCACTCCACGCTGAATTATCAGACGCCGTCTGAATTTGCAGCGAGCTGGAGAAAGGGTAATTCTGAGAGTGAAGGAGCCGACATTACTAACTGA
- a CDS encoding DUF6862 domain-containing protein yields the protein MENNFLSVSEKSELEVAKQKLRDSKDPAEREQAEKDVARLTELDISRDGAVLVACGNGAAGSAACAAARLEAYQAKAEYENTGNYNSRASQQYGDAYSQIVNLLNITSVDAQNQQQVKDAMVNYAMQMLGVDKATAEQYVSTYDGMKIVAASIAPVIGSAAASKIEALAGKQQLSNNFEVSSLPDANGKNHITAVKGDAKIPVDKIELYMRGKASGDLEVLQKEYNMTCPRD from the coding sequence GTGGAGAATAACTTCCTGAGTGTCTCTGAGAAATCAGAGCTTGAGGTAGCGAAGCAGAAACTCCGCGACAGCAAAGACCCGGCAGAGCGTGAACAGGCGGAGAAAGACGTTGCCCGGTTAACGGAGCTGGATATCTCAAGGGACGGTGCTGTGCTTGTGGCCTGCGGTAATGGTGCTGCTGGAAGTGCGGCCTGTGCAGCGGCCAGACTGGAGGCGTATCAGGCCAAAGCGGAGTACGAAAACACCGGCAACTATAACTCCAGGGCCAGCCAGCAGTACGGCGATGCTTACAGCCAGATAGTGAACCTGCTGAATATCACCAGTGTTGATGCACAGAATCAGCAGCAGGTGAAGGATGCGATGGTAAACTATGCTATGCAGATGCTGGGAGTGGATAAAGCCACGGCAGAGCAGTATGTCTCGACTTACGATGGTATGAAGATTGTGGCGGCTTCGATAGCACCAGTAATAGGTTCTGCTGCTGCCAGTAAGATAGAAGCTCTGGCTGGTAAACAGCAGTTGTCTAATAATTTTGAGGTTAGTTCACTTCCAGATGCTAATGGGAAAAACCATATTACTGCTGTAAAAGGTGATGCGAAAATACCTGTCGATAAGATAGAGCTTTATATGCGTGGTAAGGCTTCAGGTGATCTTGAAGTGTTGCAGAAGGAATATAATATGACCTGCCCCCGGGATTAA
- a CDS encoding CHC2 zinc finger domain-containing protein has product MGRMTPAELEQLKRGVSLRAVAQSQGHKLKKQGADSVVCRCPFHQENTPSCVITPSKNLYHCFGCGASGSVLDWLQHTERLTYPQTLLRLRELAGSASFLAAVPVPASPAVARTRLADLDDDGQALLNQVIHFYHQSLLDSPEAQQWLAGRGLAHPELVSHFRLGFAGHHGIGGSAGVLPSSSSQEGKRLREKLAGLGVLRAATRQDHFRGCVVMPVIGWSESANVAQRGRVMQLYGRRVQPDHKILKGSPKHLYLPSPLAGVWNEEALKASSEVILCESLIDAMTFWCAGFRNVTTAYGASGFTADHLAALQYHGVKRVQIAYDRDEAGDRGAESVAADLLEAGIEAWRVRFPPGLDANAYALKSGNPESALGLALEQAAWMGQGSGPGVVFSRDMPSGGDDTASSLAAPAGVPAPTVAGELTPSGELLLTHGPRVWRVRGWQKNTVAEVMKVNVQVRDESTGALHVDSLDLYSARQRQGYVAAAAAELECESSVIKRECGRVLLWLEQQQARQRQAAEQAERAPAVTVSAQDEADALALLKSPDLAARIVDDLAACGVVGERTNLLTGYLAATSRKLDKPLAVLIQSSSAAGKSSLMEAVLGMMPEEERIQYSAMTGQSLYYLGETSLQHKILAIAEEEGVRQAAYALKLLQSDGELKIASTGKNEQSGELVTREYKVQGPVMLMLTTTASDVDEELLNRCLVLTVNESREQTQAIHAMQRHGQTLAGLLATSEKGYLTTLHQNAQRLLRPLKVVNPYADRLTFLSDKTRTRRDHMKYLTLIQAIALLHQYQREVKRVEHRGQVIEYIEVEKSDIALANQLAHEVLGRTLDEMPPQTRKLLVWLKGWVQARAQGQAVKADEIRFTRREVRAALGWGDTQLKIHLGRLLEMEYLLLFRRGLTYEYGLLWDGDDNGGAHLCGLLEVDDAAPETEGNADRSGLDAVQSAPGRGVVGSWSGREKAVSGQTGQGLTAEPVGAESDAVIKGKPTLPSAPLPASKNGVAEGNADRSGLEVTQSAPGRGVVGSWSEREKPASGQTAQGLDAEPVGVESDAVIRGNASRTAAPVEGGE; this is encoded by the coding sequence ATGGGACGAATGACACCGGCAGAGCTGGAGCAACTGAAACGCGGGGTGTCGCTGCGGGCCGTGGCGCAGTCTCAGGGGCATAAGCTGAAAAAGCAGGGGGCGGACAGTGTTGTGTGCCGGTGTCCGTTCCATCAGGAGAACACGCCGTCCTGTGTCATCACGCCGTCAAAGAACCTGTACCACTGCTTCGGCTGCGGGGCGTCGGGGTCGGTGCTGGACTGGCTGCAACACACCGAGCGGCTGACCTACCCGCAAACCCTGCTGCGGCTGCGGGAGCTGGCCGGTTCGGCGTCTTTTTTAGCCGCCGTCCCTGTCCCCGCCTCGCCAGCGGTGGCCCGTACCAGACTCGCCGACCTGGATGATGACGGCCAGGCGCTGCTGAATCAGGTTATCCACTTCTACCACCAGAGCCTGCTCGACAGCCCGGAGGCGCAGCAGTGGCTGGCCGGTCGCGGGCTGGCTCATCCCGAGCTGGTGAGTCACTTCCGGCTGGGGTTCGCCGGTCATCACGGTATCGGCGGCAGTGCAGGCGTGTTGCCGTCCTCGTCGAGTCAGGAGGGAAAACGGCTGCGCGAGAAGCTGGCCGGGCTGGGGGTGCTGCGGGCTGCCACCAGACAGGACCACTTCCGGGGCTGCGTGGTGATGCCGGTTATCGGCTGGTCGGAATCGGCGAATGTGGCGCAGCGTGGGCGGGTGATGCAGTTGTACGGGCGTCGGGTGCAGCCGGACCACAAAATCCTCAAAGGCTCGCCGAAGCACCTGTATCTGCCGTCACCGCTGGCCGGGGTGTGGAACGAGGAAGCCCTGAAGGCGTCGTCCGAGGTCATCCTGTGCGAATCGCTTATCGACGCGATGACGTTCTGGTGTGCCGGGTTCCGCAATGTGACCACGGCCTACGGGGCCAGCGGCTTTACCGCCGACCATCTGGCGGCGTTGCAGTACCACGGCGTGAAGCGGGTGCAGATAGCCTATGACCGGGACGAAGCGGGCGACCGGGGCGCGGAGAGCGTGGCGGCGGACCTGCTGGAAGCGGGTATCGAGGCGTGGCGGGTGCGGTTCCCGCCGGGGCTGGATGCGAATGCGTATGCGCTGAAGAGTGGCAACCCGGAATCGGCGTTAGGGCTGGCACTGGAGCAGGCGGCATGGATGGGCCAGGGCAGCGGGCCGGGGGTGGTGTTCTCCCGTGACATGCCATCCGGCGGGGACGATACCGCTTCTTCCTTAGCCGCCCCGGCGGGCGTACCGGCCCCGACGGTGGCAGGCGAGTTAACCCCGTCCGGCGAGCTGCTGCTGACCCACGGCCCGCGCGTGTGGCGGGTGCGGGGCTGGCAGAAAAACACCGTGGCCGAGGTGATGAAGGTCAACGTGCAGGTGCGGGACGAGAGCACGGGCGCGCTGCATGTGGACAGTCTGGACCTGTACAGCGCCCGGCAGCGTCAGGGTTATGTGGCGGCGGCAGCGGCGGAGCTTGAGTGCGAGTCTTCAGTCATCAAACGCGAATGCGGGCGGGTGCTGCTCTGGCTTGAGCAGCAACAGGCGCGTCAGCGGCAGGCGGCAGAGCAGGCCGAACGCGCTCCGGCGGTCACAGTCAGCGCACAAGACGAAGCGGACGCACTGGCGTTACTCAAGTCCCCGGACCTTGCCGCCCGTATCGTGGATGACCTGGCCGCCTGCGGGGTGGTGGGGGAACGTACCAATCTGCTGACCGGGTATCTGGCGGCGACGTCGCGCAAGCTGGATAAACCGCTGGCCGTGCTTATCCAGTCATCAAGCGCTGCCGGGAAAAGCAGCCTGATGGAGGCGGTGCTGGGGATGATGCCGGAAGAAGAGCGTATCCAGTACAGCGCGATGACCGGGCAGAGCCTCTACTATCTGGGTGAAACCTCGTTACAGCACAAGATACTGGCTATCGCGGAAGAAGAAGGGGTGCGGCAGGCGGCGTATGCGCTGAAGTTGTTGCAGTCGGACGGGGAACTGAAAATCGCCAGTACCGGCAAGAACGAGCAGAGCGGCGAACTGGTGACGCGGGAATACAAGGTGCAGGGGCCGGTGATGCTGATGCTGACCACCACGGCCAGCGATGTGGACGAAGAGCTGCTGAACCGCTGTCTGGTTCTCACCGTGAACGAGTCCAGAGAACAGACGCAGGCGATACACGCGATGCAACGCCACGGTCAGACGCTGGCCGGGCTGCTGGCCACGAGTGAGAAAGGCTACCTGACGACACTACACCAGAACGCACAGCGGCTGCTGCGGCCACTGAAGGTGGTGAATCCGTATGCTGACCGGCTGACGTTCCTGAGTGATAAAACCCGTACCCGGCGCGACCACATGAAGTACCTGACCTTAATCCAGGCTATAGCGTTGCTGCACCAGTACCAGCGTGAAGTGAAGCGGGTCGAGCACCGGGGGCAGGTTATCGAGTATATCGAGGTGGAAAAAAGCGATATCGCGCTGGCCAATCAGCTGGCCCACGAGGTGCTGGGCCGGACGCTGGATGAAATGCCGCCGCAGACGCGCAAGCTGCTGGTGTGGCTGAAGGGCTGGGTGCAGGCGCGTGCGCAGGGTCAGGCGGTGAAGGCGGACGAGATACGGTTCACGCGGCGGGAGGTGCGGGCAGCGCTGGGCTGGGGTGATACACAACTAAAAATCCACCTTGGCAGGCTGCTGGAAATGGAATACCTGCTGCTGTTCCGTCGCGGTCTGACGTATGAATACGGGCTGCTGTGGGACGGTGACGACAACGGCGGGGCGCACCTGTGCGGGCTGCTGGAGGTGGACGACGCGGCCCCGGAGACAGAAGGCAATGCCGACCGGTCGGGGCTGGACGCCGTTCAGTCGGCCCCCGGTCGGGGTGTGGTCGGTAGCTGGTCGGGGCGTGAAAAAGCGGTGTCAGGCCAGACAGGACAAGGGCTGACAGCGGAACCGGTCGGAGCTGAGTCAGACGCGGTAATCAAGGGGAAACCCACATTGCCATCTGCGCCGCTGCCTGCGAGTAAAAACGGCGTGGCTGAGGGCAATGCCGACCGGTCGGGGCTGGAGGTCACTCAGTCGGCCCCCGGTCGGGGTGTGGTCGGCAGCTGGTCGGAGCGTGAAAAACCGGCATCAGGCCAGACGGCACAGGGGCTGGATGCCGAACCGGTCGGGGTTGAGTCAGACGCAGTAATCAGGGGGAACGCATCACGTACCGCCGCCCCCGTCGAGGGAGGTGAATAA
- a CDS encoding helix-turn-helix domain-containing protein gives MNFPARLIQLRKAADLTQQALADSASIHVNQIRRYEAGSAQPTLDALIRLAKVLRVSLDGLVFDDHERGPSDDLALQFEAVSGMPEEERRIIKALLDGMILKYQAKQITERG, from the coding sequence ATGAACTTTCCTGCTCGTCTGATACAACTGCGCAAGGCCGCCGACCTGACTCAACAGGCGTTAGCCGACAGCGCCTCCATTCATGTCAACCAGATACGCCGCTATGAGGCGGGGTCGGCGCAACCCACCTTAGACGCCCTGATTCGGCTGGCTAAGGTGCTGCGTGTCTCGCTGGATGGGCTGGTGTTTGATGACCACGAGCGTGGCCCGTCTGATGATTTGGCGTTGCAGTTTGAGGCCGTCAGCGGGATGCCAGAAGAAGAGCGCCGGATTATCAAGGCGTTACTGGATGGGATGATACTGAAGTACCAGGCTAAACAGATTACTGAGCGCGGTTAG
- a CDS encoding SymE family type I addiction module toxin yields the protein MAGRDSKSEPRATEVKEPQRHYTVGYAPNGMKGNPPPQLTLKGRWLEDLGFNTGQPVIVTVERGRLVIEAELRI from the coding sequence ATGGCTGGACGCGATTCTAAGTCAGAACCCCGCGCAACTGAAGTAAAAGAACCCCAACGGCATTACACCGTCGGTTACGCCCCCAATGGCATGAAGGGCAACCCGCCGCCGCAACTCACGCTGAAGGGCCGCTGGCTGGAAGATCTCGGCTTTAACACCGGACAGCCGGTTATCGTCACCGTGGAGCGCGGGCGACTGGTAATTGAGGCGGAGCTTAGGATCTAA
- a CDS encoding barstar family protein, producing MSEREIILDGLNIYTESDVHGVLSEKLDFGPYYGRNLNALWDRLSNDVERPVTLVWTNSDTTRQRLGDTFNRIVEVLERVRKQDIELNFDDKFDYILK from the coding sequence GTGAGTGAACGCGAAATTATTTTAGATGGTTTAAACATATATACCGAATCTGATGTTCATGGTGTTCTATCGGAGAAATTAGATTTTGGTCCCTATTATGGAAGAAATCTTAATGCGCTCTGGGATCGATTAAGCAATGACGTCGAGCGGCCAGTAACGCTGGTATGGACGAACTCAGATACAACCCGACAGCGCTTAGGAGATACGTTTAATCGAATAGTGGAAGTGTTAGAGAGGGTAAGAAAGCAGGATATCGAATTAAACTTCGATGATAAGTTCGATTATATCTTGAAATGA
- a CDS encoding ribonuclease domain-containing protein, translated as MGKAESAAAGFIGNEAHNAASYAGLKLDLQTTQAANDVVDSLRTTGTLPSNYVDKAQAVANGWKPGKALNNTNPGGQLGGDIFENSNNLLPPSPGRVWREADIGLNNTMSRSNQPGTRLLYSSDGLLYITTDHYETATSIGKWK; from the coding sequence GTGGGTAAAGCTGAATCGGCGGCGGCTGGGTTTATAGGTAATGAAGCCCATAACGCAGCAAGCTATGCTGGATTAAAATTGGACTTACAGACTACTCAAGCAGCAAATGATGTTGTGGATAGCTTGCGGACTACCGGAACATTACCATCGAATTATGTAGATAAGGCCCAAGCTGTTGCTAATGGCTGGAAACCTGGGAAAGCATTGAATAATACAAACCCCGGTGGGCAATTAGGCGGTGATATCTTCGAAAATTCAAATAACCTGTTACCGCCTTCACCAGGAAGAGTATGGCGCGAGGCTGATATAGGATTGAATAATACGATGTCGAGAAGCAATCAGCCGGGAACAAGGTTGTTATATTCGAGTGATGGGTTGTTGTATATCACTACTGATCACTATGAAACAGCAACATCAATAGGTAAATGGAAGTGA
- a CDS encoding helix-turn-helix domain-containing protein gives MNFPARLIQLRKAADLTQQALADSASIHVNQIRRYEAGSAQPTLDALIRLAKVLRVSLDGLVFDDHERGPSDDLALQFEAVSGMPEEERRIIKALLDGMILKYQAKQITERG, from the coding sequence ATGAACTTTCCTGCTCGTCTGATACAACTGCGCAAGGCCGCCGACCTGACTCAACAGGCGTTAGCCGACAGCGCCTCCATTCATGTCAACCAGATACGCCGTTATGAGGCGGGGTCGGCGCAACCCACCTTAGACGCCCTGATTCGGCTGGCTAAGGTGCTGCGTGTCTCGCTGGATGGGCTGGTGTTTGATGACCACGAGCGTGGCCCGTCTGATGATTTGGCGTTGCAGTTTGAGGCCGTCAGCGGGATGCCCGAAGAAGAGCGCCGGATTATCAAGGCGTTACTGGATGGGATGATACTGAAGTACCAGGCTAAACAGATTACTGAGCGCGGTTAG
- a CDS encoding SymE family type I addiction module toxin, with product MAGRDSKAEPRATEVKEPQRHYTVGYAPNGMKGNPPPQLTLKGRWLEDLGFNTGQPVIVTVERGRLVIEAEIRI from the coding sequence ATGGCTGGACGCGATTCTAAGGCAGAACCCCGCGCAACTGAAGTAAAAGAACCCCAACGGCATTACACCGTCGGCTACGCCCCCAACGGCATGAAGGGCAACCCGCCGCCGCAACTCACGCTGAAGGGCCGCTGGCTGGAAGATCTCGGCTTTAACACCGGCCAGCCGGTTATCGTCACCGTTGAGCGCGGGCGGCTGGTGATTGAAGCGGAGATTAGGATCTGA